AATGTGGCCGATGTGATTAATCACGATGAACAGATCGGCGATAAGCTCAAAGTGGTGTTCTTGGAAAATTATTCCGTGTCGCTCGCGGAAATCATTATGCCAGCGTCCGACCTTTCGGAGCAGATTTCAACGGCTGGAACGGAAGCTTCGGGCACGGGCAACATGAAATTTGCGCTAAACGGAGCACTTACCATCGGCACGCTGGATGGCGCAAATATTGAAATCATGGAGGAAGTTTCTGCCGAAAATATGTTTTTGTTCGGGCTAAACGCGGAGCAGGTTCTTGAGTTGAAAAATAGCGGCTATTCTCCGAGAAAATATTATGAAGAAGATGCCGCGTTGAAGCATGTGATTGATATGATTCAGAACGGCTATTTTTGCTCGCCCGCCGAGCCTGGACTTTTCCAACCGATTATAAATAATTTGCTCGGTGAAGATAAGTTCCTGCTGCTGGCCGATTTCCGTGACTACTTGCGCGCGCAGCTGGAAGTGGATGAAACTTACAAGAATAAAGAGGCCTGGACGAAGAAATCGATTTTGAACGTGGCCAACATGGGGCGCTTTTCCAGCGACCGCACCATTCAAGAGTATGCGGAAGAAATCTGGTCAGCCAAACCGGTCAGCATCACCTTTAACGGGCGTTCAAAAAAATCAAAACCAAAGAAAAATGGTTAAACATCTTGTTTTTTGGCGACTTCACGAAACGGCTGAGGGAAAATCGAAGGACGAAAATGCGCAGAAAATCAAGGTCTTAATTGAAAGCTTGAAAAGCGTGATTCCTGAAATTCGTAGCGTTGAAGTCGGATTGAATTTTACGGAAAGCGCCGCGGCATTTGATGTCGCGCTTTATTCGGAGTTTGAGACAAAGGACGCGCTGAATGTCTATCAGCAGCACCCGGAGCATGTGAAGGTGGCAGGCTTTATCAAAAACGTGACTATTGAGCGCTGCGTCGTAGATTATGAAATTTGAATCGGCAAATGACATAAACTTCCGGTCATTTCTGCAAAAGCCACCATCAATTTCGGCTGGAGAATGATTCAGAAAACCTTCGCACAACTATCTACAAAGCAGAAGGGGGGACTTTGAAAGTTCCCCCTCCTTTCCCACCTCAAAGAGAGAAACTCGGAGCAAAAAGGGAGCTTTTTTCACCTTAAAGGTAGAAAAAGCCGCCACAAAGGTTCGTCGCCGGGCTTTCGAGAGAAAAAGGGCAACCTCCGAAGCCGGGACAACCGCCCGAAAGGTGCGAATTTCTTTCTCTGAACGAGAAAACAGGGGGAAAAGAGGATTTTCGATTTTAAAAAGCCTCAGAAACCAAAACCGAAGCCCTATTTCATTTGTTTCAACAGAATGCTGAGATTATTTTGCACCGTTATTGTATCTGGATGCTCGTTCCCCAATGTTTTCTCTAAAATTTCCACAGCACGGCGATAAAGCGGCTCGGCTTCGCCATACTTTCCTTGTATTCTCAGTAATTCAGCCAGATTGTTCAGGCTCGTTGCCACATCGGGATGTTCCTCTCCCAACTGTTTTTCCCGAATTTCAAGAGCACGACGATAAAGCGGCTCGGCTTCGGCATATTTTCCCTGATCATCCAGTAGCGCCCCCAGATTGTTCAGGCTCATTGCCACATCGGGATGTTCCTCTCCCAACTGTTTTTCCCGAATTTCAAGAGCACGACGAATAAGCGGCTCGGCTTCAGCATACTTTCCCTGTGCTTGCAGTAGCAATCCCAGATTGTTCAGGCTCGTTGCCACTAAGGGATGTTCCTCTCCCAACTGTTTTTCCCAAATTTCAAGAGCACGACGATAAAGCGGCTCGGCTTCGGCATACTTTCCCTGTGCTTGCAATAATCCCGCCAGATTGTTCAGGCTCATTGCCACATGGGGATGTTCCTCTCCCAACTGTTTTTCATGAATTTCAAGCGAACGACGATAAAGCGGCTCGGCTTCGGCATTCTTTCCCTGTGCTTGCAGTAGCAATCCCAGATTGTTCAGGCTCGTTGCCACTAAGGGATGTTCCTCTCCCAACTGTTTTTCCCGAATTTCAAGAGCACGACGCAAAAGCGGCTCGGCTTCGGCGTATGCCGCACGACCAAAATGATACAAACCCATGCTGTTTAACAGGATTGCCGTTTCATGCCATGCCTCATTGTCATTTGAAATATTTGCCGTGATACTTTCGGCATGGGGCAAAAGTCGGGCACAGTCCGGCCAGCAAGTGGGATTATTGTATCCTTCGTCCGGGAATAAGTCGCTTAAGGCATTTATCAATGCGTTTTCGTACCGACGGCGTTCGGCTTCGGTTATTTGGTCGCGAATGACAGCTTGCACGAGGCGGTGCATGTTCATTTGTTCCGATTCAACGCTAAAAAGCGAATAGGCGCAAATTTTTCCGACGGCATCGTCAAAATCAAATTCATCTACGGCTTCCGGTTTTCCTTCATCGCCCTTCAAATAGGCCAAAGCGTTTTGCAAAAGGTCGGTTGGAATGGCGTTGGGCGCTAAAAGGGCGCAGAGGGAGAGCATCTCTTTTGCAAGCGGGACATTTTGAATTTCGCCGAAGGCAAGTTCCCATGTGGTGGCAACGGTGTCGGGATAATCGTTTGGGCATTTTTCCCTTTGCCAAAGCTCTCGGCGGCGAGAATTAAACAGCGCAAGATAGTCGGCAAAAGTTTTTTTTCGCGTATCGATATAGGCCGCCGCCTGCTCCAAAGCCAGCGGCAAATCGCCGAGCGCTTCGGCGATTTCATCCGCGCCTTTTTCGTCCTTTTGTCCCGTGCGTTTTAGCAAAAAGTCAACAGATTCTTCCCGGCTCCAAACCTTAAGTTCCAATGACGCGCAAATCGGTTTCCAATTTTGATTTCTGGAGGTAATCAGCACATGCCCGCCGTGAGCTTGCGGAAGATATTTGCGAATGCTTCCCGCATCTTCGGCGTTGTCAAACACAAGCAACCAACCGGTATTTTTATTCAGCCATTTCAGCACGGCCTTCAGTACAATCTCTTCCCCCGTTTCGTCTTCCTTAAGCAAATCAAGCGCCATCGCCAGCGAGGAAAAGTCAGCAAAAAGGGTTGAGGTTGTATCCGCACGCAGCCACCAAATCAGGTCGTAAGAAGCGGCGTGGCGGTGCGCATATTCCAAGGCCAACTGCGTTTTGCCGATGCCGCCAAGTCCGTAAAGCGCCTGCTGCGTAACGGCGGTGCTTCCGCCGCGTTTCAAAGACTTGCGAAGTTCCTGCAAAATTATGTCGCGCCCGGTAAAGTTCGGGTTGGGATGAGAAAGATTGCACACATCGGGAAGCGTGCCTGGAAAGCGAGGTTTCGGGCGATTCGTCAGAGGTTCTTTTTCATAACTCGGTTTTTCCTTCGGCTTTGCTCGTTCCCTTTTAATTCCCTTGAGCAATGCGCTTTGAGCCTCATCTTCATTTAAGCCGACAAAGGAGATATAATTCAGTCGGGACAGAATCCCGTCAATTTCGTGCTCACGCACAATAATTGGGATAAGTAAGCCTACTTCTCCTTCAGGGTCTTTTTTCACGGCGGTCTCCCACTCCGAAACGGTATAGCGGGAGTTAAAATAATCCGGTGAAATAACGGCAATCGTTCGTTCGGATTGTATTGTCGCCGTATTGATGTTTCCGATGATACTTCGCCCTGCCGTATTGAAGTCCCATGGTTGGAAAATGACACCAAAATGGGCTTCTTCCAATACGTAAGCAATCCAACTTGCTATTTGCTCGTCGGCACCGGTATAGCTAATAAAAAAATCCTTTTTTCCTGCCATGAAAGGAATGGGATTAGGGTTGAAAAAAGCGTTTTGAAAAAGATAACGTGATTGTGGGGGAGTTCAAATTGAAAGCTGCCTCTGGTGAGGTGGCGCGATGTTGCTCGTCGCCCGGTGGATGCTTCGCCAAGAGGCTCAGAAGGACATACGCTCTTGCTTGCCATACTGAACGCAATGAAGCCTCCACTTGGCCTGTGGATTGCCACGCTTCGCTCGCAATGACATACTCATTCCCCTGTCATGCTGAACGCAGTGAAGCATCCACTCGATTTCCTTATGGATTCTTGGTTAAGAAGCTCAGAATGGCAGTGCATATGTCATGTAGAAGGTAATGAAGCACTGCCTTACGCTGATGCCTTGCGGTAGCGATTAACCGATAGGCCAATCATCACCACAGCGTAGCCCGAAAGCGCCAACACTTCGGTTTGAATGTCCGCAAGGCCAGAGCCTTTGAGCATCACGCGGCGCATAATGTCCACAAAATAGCGCACGGGATTAAACAGCGTAATGGTTTGCGCCCATTTCGGCATGCTTTCCACCGCCGTAAAAAGTCCGCTCATCAACACAAAAATAACCATGAAAAACCACGCAATGAACATCGCTTGCTGCTGTGTATCTGTTAGGGTAGAAATGAAAAGACCAATACCTAACACCGCGAGCAAATAAATCGCGGCCACAAGATAAATCACCCAAAAGCTGCCTTGCATCGGCACATGAAAAACAATCCTTGCAATGGCGAGTCCGAAAGTCAACTCTCCAATTCCGATAATCCAAAACGGGAGCAGCTTTCCAACGATAAATTGATAGCGCTTAATCGGCGTGACATTAAGCTGCTCGATCGTGCCAATTTCGCGCTCCCGCACGATGTTCATTCCCGAAAGAAACAGCCCAATCATGGTGATAAGCACCACCAAAATGCCTGGCACCATATAAATTTTATAATCCAATTCGGGATTGTACCAGCTTTGCGCCCGAATTTCAATGCCGGTTTTGTCGAGCAGTTGCGGTTCAGCGCCGAGTTTCACGCCGTAAGTTTCCAAAATGCTTTGGTTGAACGATTGCAAAATGCTCGCCGTGTAGTTCTGCACGATGCCGGCGGTGTAGCCGTCTTGCGCGTCCATAATAATTTGTACCTTTGCCGAACCTAACGTGAGCAAATCTTTCTCAAAATCCTTTGGCACAACAACGAGCATTTGCGCCTCATTATGCAAAATTGACGCAATTCCCTGCGTTTCCACCGGATCTTCGCCCTTCAGCGTAAAATAGCCAGACTCATAAAAATGCTCTGAAAGCCTTGAGGAAATAGCAGAACGATCTTTATCCACGAAATGGTAATTCACATTTTTCACGTCAAATGTCGCGGCATTGCTGAGTATGATAAGCTGAATGACCGGCATGGCGAACATAATTGGGAGCATTCCTTTGTTTCGAAAAATTTGCAGGAATTCTTTTTGGAGCAGAAATTTTATCGTGCGCATCGCTTTTTCCTTTATTGAAGACGGATTTTGAATTTTTTCACGCTGACGATCATTAAAATTAAAGTCATCGAGGCCAAAACAAGTGTTTCCTGCCAAAACGCTTCAATGCCGACGCCCTTGAGCATGATGCTTCGAACGATAATCAAGTACCACTTTGCAGGCATAATATTACTGATAATTTGTAAGGGCATCGGCATACTGGTTATCGGAAAAATAAATCCTGAAAGCATGACCGTCGGAAGCAGCAGACCAGCGAGGGAAATCATCATGGCGGTTTGTTGCGAATCGGCAATGGTAGAAATCATAATCCCAAGTGAAAGCGCGGTGACAATATAAAGCAACGATTCGGCGAGCAACAATAAAATGCTCCCATTGCACGGCACGCCAAAAATAAATTGCGCCAAAATGATAATCGTGAGCACATTAATGAACGATAAAATCAGATAGGGAATCGTTTTTCCTAAAATGATTTGATAGGGTTTGAGCGGCGAGACGAGCAAAATTTCCATCGTCCCAAATTCCTTTTCGCGCGTGATGGTGATGGAAGTCATTAGCGCGGAAACGAGCATCAAAATCAACGCCATGAGGCCGGGTACGAACAAATAAACGCTTTTCAGCTCGGGATTGAACATCATTTTTAATTCCGGCTCAATGCGGAGCATCTGGCCGGAATTTTCGGACAAACTTTCCTGATAATCTTGAATCACCGTTTTCGTGTAGCCTTCAACCACGCGCGAGACGTTCGGGTCTGAACCGTCGGTGATAATTTGAATGGTGGCGCGGCCTTCTTTAAATAGATTATGGGCGAAATTCGCTTCAAAAACGATAACCTCATTGATGTGCCCCGAACGAAATGCCGCATCGATTTCGTCGTTCGTCGTTAAATTTTTGATAGGAACAAAGTAGCCGGTCGAAAGCAGTTTATTGATAATTTCCTGCGAAACATAATCATTTGAGCGGTCTAAAATGGCGATTTTCACTTCTTCAATTTCGTTGCGAATCGCGTAGCCAAAAAGCAGAAGTTGCACGACTGGCAGCCCGAAAAGAATCAGCATGGTGCGCCGGTCGCGAAAAATGTGAAAAAATTCCTTTTTCAAAAATCCGAAAAAGCTGTTCATGGGTTTCTATTTTGCTTTCTTTTTAAACGCTATTTGGCTTTTTCCGGTCGGACGAGCCTAACAAATACATCGTCCATAGAATCCGCCTGAAAAGTTGATTTCAGGTTGCGAGGCGTGTCCAATGCCTCGATTTTTCCGTCGACCATGATAGAAACGCGGTCGCAATATTCGGCCTCATCCATGTAGTGCGTGGTAACAAAAATCGTGACGCCAGCAGCCGATGCTTCGTAGATCAAATCCCAAAACCTGCGGCGCGTAATCGGATCGACCCCGCCCGTCGGTTCGTCCAAAAAGACGATTTTCGGCTCGTGCAAAACCGCAACTGAAAACGCCAGTTTTTGTTTCCAACCCAGCGGGAGCGAGCTAATCAGGCTATTTCGCGCATTTTCGAGTTCCAAACGCGTAAGCAAACTTTCCGTTTTTTCCAGGATTTGCGCATCCGTTAGGCCATAGATGCCACCATAAAAACGAATATTTTCCCAAACGGTTAAATCCTCATAAAGTGAAAATTTTTGGCTCATGTAGCCGATATTTCGCTTGATGGATTCCGGCTCACGATAGACATCAAATCCGCTGACGGTTGCTTTGCCCGATGTCGGAATCAAGAGGCCGATGAGCATTTTCATGGCGGTAGTTTTGCCTGCTCCGTTTGCGCCCAAGAATCCGAAAATTTCCCCACGCCCAACAGTGAAGGAGATTTTATTCACGGCACAAAACTTCCCGAAGCATTTTGTTAGGTTTTCCACTTCTATGACATGCTCAGCCATTATCGCCCGCACCTTTCTTTTCCATTAAGTCCATAAATGTATCCTCAATGCTTGGCTTAATCGGCAACACTTCCACTTTTTGAAATCCTTTTTTTTGCAGAAACTCGCGCAATTCTTTGCTGCAATCGGCCTGGCGCTTATCGGTGTAGTGCAAATATTCACCGAACGCATAAACTGTATGAGCGTTAGGCAACGCACGAAGCACGGAAATGAGCCGTGGCATATTTTCGGCTTTCACGGCAAAAAGTGGTCGTTCAAATTGATTGGTAATATGCTCCGGCGAATCGATGCCGAGCAGCGTTCCATTTTGTATCAGCGCCACGCGCTCGCAAAGCGATGCCTCGTCCATATAGGGCGTGGAAACCAAAATCGTGATGCCGTTTTCCTTCAACTTTTTGAGCATTTGCCAAAATTCTTTTCGGGAAACCGCATCGACGCCGGTGGTTGGCTCATCCAAAAACAAGACATTGGGCTTGTGAATCAGCGCGCAGCTTAAG
Above is a window of Chloroherpeton thalassium ATCC 35110 DNA encoding:
- a CDS encoding Dabb family protein, encoding MVKHLVFWRLHETAEGKSKDENAQKIKVLIESLKSVIPEIRSVEVGLNFTESAAAFDVALYSEFETKDALNVYQQHPEHVKVAGFIKNVTIERCVVDYEI
- the fxsT gene encoding FxSxx-COOH system tetratricopeptide repeat protein — encoded protein: MAGKKDFFISYTGADEQIASWIAYVLEEAHFGVIFQPWDFNTAGRSIIGNINTATIQSERTIAVISPDYFNSRYTVSEWETAVKKDPEGEVGLLIPIIVREHEIDGILSRLNYISFVGLNEDEAQSALLKGIKRERAKPKEKPSYEKEPLTNRPKPRFPGTLPDVCNLSHPNPNFTGRDIILQELRKSLKRGGSTAVTQQALYGLGGIGKTQLALEYAHRHAASYDLIWWLRADTTSTLFADFSSLAMALDLLKEDETGEEIVLKAVLKWLNKNTGWLLVFDNAEDAGSIRKYLPQAHGGHVLITSRNQNWKPICASLELKVWSREESVDFLLKRTGQKDEKGADEIAEALGDLPLALEQAAAYIDTRKKTFADYLALFNSRRRELWQREKCPNDYPDTVATTWELAFGEIQNVPLAKEMLSLCALLAPNAIPTDLLQNALAYLKGDEGKPEAVDEFDFDDAVGKICAYSLFSVESEQMNMHRLVQAVIRDQITEAERRRYENALINALSDLFPDEGYNNPTCWPDCARLLPHAESITANISNDNEAWHETAILLNSMGLYHFGRAAYAEAEPLLRRALEIREKQLGEEHPLVATSLNNLGLLLQAQGKNAEAEPLYRRSLEIHEKQLGEEHPHVAMSLNNLAGLLQAQGKYAEAEPLYRRALEIWEKQLGEEHPLVATSLNNLGLLLQAQGKYAEAEPLIRRALEIREKQLGEEHPDVAMSLNNLGALLDDQGKYAEAEPLYRRALEIREKQLGEEHPDVATSLNNLAELLRIQGKYGEAEPLYRRAVEILEKTLGNEHPDTITVQNNLSILLKQMK
- a CDS encoding ABC transporter permease: MRTIKFLLQKEFLQIFRNKGMLPIMFAMPVIQLIILSNAATFDVKNVNYHFVDKDRSAISSRLSEHFYESGYFTLKGEDPVETQGIASILHNEAQMLVVVPKDFEKDLLTLGSAKVQIIMDAQDGYTAGIVQNYTASILQSFNQSILETYGVKLGAEPQLLDKTGIEIRAQSWYNPELDYKIYMVPGILVVLITMIGLFLSGMNIVREREIGTIEQLNVTPIKRYQFIVGKLLPFWIIGIGELTFGLAIARIVFHVPMQGSFWVIYLVAAIYLLAVLGIGLFISTLTDTQQQAMFIAWFFMVIFVLMSGLFTAVESMPKWAQTITLFNPVRYFVDIMRRVMLKGSGLADIQTEVLALSGYAVVMIGLSVNRYRKASA
- a CDS encoding ABC transporter permease, translating into MNSFFGFLKKEFFHIFRDRRTMLILFGLPVVQLLLFGYAIRNEIEEVKIAILDRSNDYVSQEIINKLLSTGYFVPIKNLTTNDEIDAAFRSGHINEVIVFEANFAHNLFKEGRATIQIITDGSDPNVSRVVEGYTKTVIQDYQESLSENSGQMLRIEPELKMMFNPELKSVYLFVPGLMALILMLVSALMTSITITREKEFGTMEILLVSPLKPYQIILGKTIPYLILSFINVLTIIILAQFIFGVPCNGSILLLLAESLLYIVTALSLGIMISTIADSQQTAMMISLAGLLLPTVMLSGFIFPITSMPMPLQIISNIMPAKWYLIIVRSIMLKGVGIEAFWQETLVLASMTLILMIVSVKKFKIRLQ
- a CDS encoding ABC transporter ATP-binding protein, yielding MAEHVIEVENLTKCFGKFCAVNKISFTVGRGEIFGFLGANGAGKTTAMKMLIGLLIPTSGKATVSGFDVYREPESIKRNIGYMSQKFSLYEDLTVWENIRFYGGIYGLTDAQILEKTESLLTRLELENARNSLISSLPLGWKQKLAFSVAVLHEPKIVFLDEPTGGVDPITRRRFWDLIYEASAAGVTIFVTTHYMDEAEYCDRVSIMVDGKIEALDTPRNLKSTFQADSMDDVFVRLVRPEKAK
- a CDS encoding ABC transporter ATP-binding protein, with protein sequence MSEAKNIAVRVEGIRKSYGEKRALKGISFEVNSGELFGLIGADGAGKSTLFRILTTLLLPDEGAASVAGVDVVKDFWRLRSKIGYMPGKFSLYQDLSVEENLEFFASVFGTTVQANYELIKDIYQQIEPFKTRRAGALSGGMKQKLALSCALIHKPNVLFLDEPTTGVDAVSRKEFWQMLKKLKENGITILVSTPYMDEASLCERVALIQNGTLLGIDSPEHITNQFERPLFAVKAENMPRLISVLRALPNAHTVYAFGEYLHYTDKRQADCSKELREFLQKKGFQKVEVLPIKPSIEDTFMDLMEKKGAGDNG